In Dama dama isolate Ldn47 chromosome X, ASM3311817v1, whole genome shotgun sequence, one genomic interval encodes:
- the NXT2 gene encoding NTF2-related export protein 2, which produces MAMAVEFKTYVDQACRAAEEFVNIYYETMDKRRRALTRLYLDKATLIWNGNVVTGLEALANFFDMLPSSEFQVNMLDCQPVHEQATQAQTTVLVVTSGTVKFDGNKQHYFNQNFLLTAQTTANNTVWKIASDCFRFQDWATI; this is translated from the exons ATGGCCATGGCTGTG GAATTTAAAACTTATGTAGATCAGGCGTGCAGAGCTGCTGAGGAATTTGTCAATATTTACTATGAGACAATGGACAAAAGGAGACGG gcaCTAACCAGGCTGTATCTGGACAAGGCCACTTTAATATGGAATGGAAATGTTGTTACAGGGCTGGAAGCCCTAGCCAATTTTTTTGACATGTTGCCTTCTAGTGAATTCCAGGTCAATATGTTAGATTGCCAGCCAGTTCATG AGCAAGCTACTCAGGCCCAGACCACAGTTCTTGTTGTGACCAGTGGAACTGTGAAGTTTGATGGCAACAAGCAACACTACTTCAACCAGAACTTCCTGCTGACTGCGCAGACTACTGCTAACAATACCGTGTGGAAGATTGCAAGTGACTGCTTCCGTTTTCAGGATTGGGCTACTATTTAA